The DNA sequence GGTCGAGAAGGTCGTCGCCAAGGTCCGCGAGCAGGTCACCGGCGACCCGAACGACTCCGCCACCGACGTCGGCCCCCTCGTCTCCGAGGACGCCGCCAAGCGGGTCGAGTCCTGGGTCGACGAGGCCGTGGCCGCCGGAGCCAAGCTGCTCACGGGCGGCAAGCGCGAGGGTGCCTCGTACGAGCCCACCGTCGTCGCGGAGGTGCCCGCGGGCGTCACCCTCGCCACCGAGGAGGTCTTCGGACCGGTCCTCACCCTGCGCCGGGTCGAGAACACCGACGAGGCCTTCGCCGCCGTCAACGACTCGAAGTTCGGTCTGCAGGCCGGCGTCTTCACGCGGAACATCCAGACCGCGTTCCGTGCCCACCGCGAGCTGGAGGTCGGCGGCGTGATCGTCGGCGACGTCCCGTCCTACCGCGCCGACCAGATGCCGTACGGCGGCGTCAAGCAGTCCGGTGTGGGCCGCGAGGGCGTGCGCTACGCGATGGACGACTACACCTACGAGCGGGTCCTGGTCCTCAGCGGCCTCGACATCTGACCGAACTCGTACGGCCACCAAGCCGACGGCCGGAGCCTACTGTGCGGGGGCTCCGGCCGTCCCCCTTTTACCGCCGCTTCCCCGCCGCCCGAAACGGGTACGACTCACTGGTAGCACCCACCGGTAAGCACCCCCTCTCTCGGCGGCGAGGTGAGCCCCCTCATGTCCGCAACACAGCCCGGCGACAGCGAGACCCAGCCCGAACGGCCCGTACGGCCCAAGGTGACCGAGCGCGAGGCACGGCAGGTCGCGGAAGCGGCCCGGGAACAGAACTGGCAGCGGCCGAGCTTCGCCAAGGAGCTGTTCCTCGGACGGTTCCGGCTCGACCTGATCCACCCCCACCCGCTCCCCGCCGACGAGGACGTCCGGCGCGGAGAGGCCTTCCTGGCCCGGCTGCGGGAGTTCTGCGAGACCTCCGTCGACGGGGCGCGCATCGAGCGCGAGGCGAAGATCCCCGACGAGACCGTGCGCGGGCTCAAGGAGCTCGGCGCGCTGGGCATGAAGATCGACCCGAAGTACGGGGGTCTCGGTCTCACCCAGGTGTACTACAACAAGGCGCTCGCCCTCGTCGGCTCCGTCAGCCCGGCCATCGGCGCCCTGCTCTCCGCCCACCAGTCGATCGGCGTACCCCAGCCGCTGAAGATGTTCGGCACGCAGGAGCAGAAGGACGCCTACCTGCCGCGCTGCGCGACCACCGCCATCAGCGCCTTCCTCCTCACCGAGCCGGACGTCGGCTCCGACCCGGCACGTCTGGCCACCACGGCGGTCCCGGACGGGGAGGACGCGTACGTCCTGGACGGCGTGAAGCTCTGGACCACCAACGGGGTCGTCGCCGACCTGCTCGTCGTCATGGCGCGGGTCCCCAGGAGCGAGAACCACCGCGGCGGGATCACCGCCTTCGTCGTCGAGGCCGACTCTCCGGGCATCACCGTCGAGCACCGCAACGCCTTCATGGGCCTGCGCGGCCTGGAGAACGGCGTCACCCGCTTCCACCGGGTCAGGGTCCCCGCGGCCCAGCGCATCGGCGCCGAGGGTGCCGGGCTGAAGATCGCGCTGACCACGCTGAACACCGGCCGGCTGTCGCTGCCCGCGATGTGCGTGGGCGCGGGGAAGTGGTGCCTGAAGATCGCCCGCGAGTGGTCGGGCGTACGCGAGCAGTGGGGACGGCCGGTCGGCCTGCACGAGGCCGTCGGCGCCAAGATCTCCTTCATCGCGGCCACCACCTTCGCCCTGGAGGCCGTGGTCGACCTGGCCTCCCAGATGGCCGACGAGGACCGCAACGACATCCGCATCGAGGCCGCCCTCGCCAAGCTCTACGGCTCCGAGATGGCCTGCCTGATCGCCGACGAGCTGGTTCAGATCCGCGGCGGGCGCGGCTTCGAGACCGCCGAGTCCCTCGCCGCCCGCGGCGAGCGGGCCGTGCCGGCCGAGCAGATGCTCCGCGACCTGCGCATCAACCGGATCTTCGAGGGATCCACCGAGATCATGCACCTGCTGATCGCCCGCGAGGCCGTGGACGCCCACCTGTCGGTGGCCGGCGACCTCATCGACCCGGAGAAGGCACTGGGCGACAAGGCGAAGGCCGGCGCCCGCGCCGCCGGGTTCTACGCCCGCTGGCTCCCCCAACTCGCCACCGGGCCCGGCCAGGTCCCCGGCACCTACCGGGCCTTCCACCCGAACGGCCACCCCGACCTCGCCACCCATCTGCGCTACGTCGAACGCGGATCGCGCAAACTCGCCCGCTCGACCTTCTACGCCATGTCCCGCTGGCAGGGCCGGATGGAGACCAAGCAGGGGTTCCTCGGCCGGATCGTCGACATCGGCGCCGAGCTCTTCGCGATGAGCGCGGCCTGCGTGCGCGCCGAGCACCTGCGGACCTCCGGCGAGCACGGCCGAGAGGCCTACCAGCTGGCCGACGCCTTCTGCCGGCAGTCCCGGCTCCGCGTGGAGGAGCTCTTCGGGCGGCTCTGGGACAACACCGACGACCTGGACCGCAAGGTCGTCGCCGGGGTCCTGAACGGCACCTACACCTGGCTGGAGGAGGGCGTGCTCGACCCCTCCGGCGACGGCCCGTGGATCGCCGACGCCGCCCCCGGCCCCTCCACCCGCGAAAACGTCCACAGACCTCTGCGCTGACCTGCAATCATCGCCGGACGTCGGACGGACGTACGAGGATGAGTACGGGTACGAGCACGGGTACGCGTACGAGCACAGCGCGAGGCGGACGAGAACGATGCCCACGGCCGAGGAAGACCGCGCCAGCCGACGGCTGGCCTGGTGCGTGGCGCACCTCCTGCGCCACGCACCGGACCACGTCGTCACCGACATGATCGGCCGGCTCGACGAGCCCGCCTTCAAGTACCTGTGCCGGGACGAATGGCTGGCGGCCTCGACCGTCACCCTGCTGCTGCGCCACGGAGGCGCGGCCGACCGCACCTACGTGGCCCGCAACCCCCGCGTCGTGGGCCGGCCGCTGCCCGGCCTGCCCGGGCCCGCCCGGTACGCCCGCCGCAGGACCCCGGCCGAACTCCTCCCGGTGCTCCGCGCCGAACTGGGCCGGGACGCCGGCGAGGAGCCGCTCACCGCGGCCGAGCTCATCGGCCTGCTCCGCCGGCACGGCCGGCGCGGGCCGCGGGTCCCGCTGGACATCCTGGCGCTCCGCCACCGACCCGACCCGGAGCTGCTGCTCGCCGAACACCTCCGCCTGCCGCTGCCGGCCGGCTCCGTCGAAGCCCTGCTGCTCGTCGAGGACCTGCCCCGGGAGACCGTCCACGGGCTGCTCGCCACCGCGGCGCCGGACGAGCGCACCTGGTACCGGCCCGCCGTCCGCGCCGTGCGGATGGGCCGGGTCACGCACGAGGAGCTCGTCGCCCACGTGGCCCCCGCGCACCGCACCCTGCTCCTCACCGACCTGTCCGGGGCCCGCGGCCTGCGCTGGAGCCTGCCCGAGCGGACGGGGATGCGCACGGCCGCCGCCCGGGCGCTGCGCCCCCTGCGCGACGACCCCCGGCTTTGGGCGGAGCTGCTGCGCCACGCCCCCGCCTTCCCGGGCACCCTGCCGGTCCTGGTCGCACGGATCGTGCGCGGCACCCTGCCGGAGCCCGCCGGGGGACCACCGGTCCCCGGACTCGCGGAGGCGGTGCGCTCCGTGGCGCCCGGGTCCGCCGAGCCCGTCGCGGGCGTGGACCGCGAACTGGCCCTGGCGAGCCTGGCCGTGCCCATGGAGTCCGTCCAGGAGGACATCCGGTGGGTGCGCGACTGCCTCGCCCGCGGGCTGCTCACCGGCGAGGACGTGATCCGGCACAAGGCGCCCGCCTGCTGGGCCCTGGACGAGGACCACTGGCTGGGAGAGGTGGACCACCCCGACCGCCACGAACCGTCCGCCCCGGTGGTCGCCGCGCGGTCCGAGGCCGACCGGCTGTTCGCGCTGGCCCTCGGCTCCGATCCGGACGCCTGGTGGCGGGTGGCCCGTACCCTCCCGGACTTCGCCGGGACGCTCCCGCACCTTCTCCTTCGGGTCACGGATGGGGGCTCCGTGTCCGGGCGCCCCTGAGTTGCGGCAACAATGGGTCCATGAGCGACCGCCCATCCCCCCTCGCCGATCCGCACCTCCTCTTCGACCCCGCGGCCGGCCGTCGGGACATCGTCATCCTCGGCTCCACCGGGTCCATCGGGACCCAGGCCATCGACCTCGCCCTGCGCAACCCGGACCGGTTCCGGGTCACGGCCCTGTCCGCCGCCGGCGGCCGGGTCGCGCTGCTGGCCGAGCAGGCCCGGCTGCTGCGCGTGAG is a window from the Streptomyces sp. NBC_01244 genome containing:
- a CDS encoding acyl-CoA dehydrogenase family protein, whose protein sequence is MSATQPGDSETQPERPVRPKVTEREARQVAEAAREQNWQRPSFAKELFLGRFRLDLIHPHPLPADEDVRRGEAFLARLREFCETSVDGARIEREAKIPDETVRGLKELGALGMKIDPKYGGLGLTQVYYNKALALVGSVSPAIGALLSAHQSIGVPQPLKMFGTQEQKDAYLPRCATTAISAFLLTEPDVGSDPARLATTAVPDGEDAYVLDGVKLWTTNGVVADLLVVMARVPRSENHRGGITAFVVEADSPGITVEHRNAFMGLRGLENGVTRFHRVRVPAAQRIGAEGAGLKIALTTLNTGRLSLPAMCVGAGKWCLKIAREWSGVREQWGRPVGLHEAVGAKISFIAATTFALEAVVDLASQMADEDRNDIRIEAALAKLYGSEMACLIADELVQIRGGRGFETAESLAARGERAVPAEQMLRDLRINRIFEGSTEIMHLLIAREAVDAHLSVAGDLIDPEKALGDKAKAGARAAGFYARWLPQLATGPGQVPGTYRAFHPNGHPDLATHLRYVERGSRKLARSTFYAMSRWQGRMETKQGFLGRIVDIGAELFAMSAACVRAEHLRTSGEHGREAYQLADAFCRQSRLRVEELFGRLWDNTDDLDRKVVAGVLNGTYTWLEEGVLDPSGDGPWIADAAPGPSTRENVHRPLR